In a genomic window of Homo sapiens chromosome 22, GRCh38.p14 Primary Assembly:
- the MIF gene encoding macrophage migration inhibitory factor: MPMFIVNTNVPRASVPDGFLSELTQQLAQATGKPPQYIAVHVVPDQLMAFGGSSEPCALCSLHSIGKIGGAQNRSYSKLLCGLLAERLRISPDRVYINYYDMNAANVGWNNSTFA; encoded by the exons ATGCCGATGTTCATCGTAAACACCAACGTGCCCCGCGCCTCCGTGCCGGACGGGTTCCTCTCCGAGCTCACCCAGCAGCTGGCGCAGGCCACCGGCAAGCCCCCCCAG TACATCGCGGTGCACGTGGTCCCGGACCAGCTCATGGCCTTCGGCGGCTCCAGCGAGCCGTGCGCGCTCTGCAGCCTGCACAGCATCGGCAAGATCGGCGGCGCGCAGAACCGCTCCTACAGCAAGCTGCTGTGCGGCCTGCTGGCCGAGCGCCTGCGCATCAGCCCGGACAG GGTCTACATCAACTATTACGACATGAACGCGGCCAATGTGGGCTGGAACAACTCCACCTTCGCCTAA